A genomic window from Acinetobacter chinensis includes:
- a CDS encoding DUF1311 domain-containing protein, whose product MKKSIISILVVSATFMSGCDYFKNKKETAEEKTEVMSDWSCTDQGNINQVQDFMKAEYLKKLEKDLRQSSYSADQELLDKITKNLKFEIKGVTTLTENPEQAKQLDCSSQLIVHFPKGLQKRAENAYLEQNICEDCDGEDGNQNSTLRDYLEGGEYALSLGDDQLKGDFSYSITKTDKEGLSLNVPGQSSVIDGVVFVTVKAVQYAAYKKENAEMVEYSEKNSQEYVAQAELAQKAMNIRKKEFDADKVKAVERLNQTWDQFTDEQKQQLQQDQSDWFEKRDVDCKVLAQKSVNQLNESDKETYQKHSGYWDDAMYAQDQEMQYTKCFIQKTKERTVYLNNVYN is encoded by the coding sequence ATGAAAAAATCAATAATTTCCATCCTGGTCGTTTCAGCTACATTCATGTCAGGATGTGATTACTTCAAAAACAAGAAGGAAACAGCTGAAGAAAAAACCGAAGTGATGTCCGACTGGAGTTGTACTGATCAGGGTAATATCAATCAGGTGCAGGATTTCATGAAAGCTGAATATCTGAAAAAACTGGAGAAAGACCTTCGCCAGTCCAGTTATAGTGCAGATCAGGAACTGCTGGATAAAATCACTAAAAATCTTAAATTTGAAATAAAGGGTGTAACTACACTGACAGAAAATCCTGAGCAGGCAAAACAGCTCGACTGTTCGAGCCAGCTGATTGTACATTTTCCTAAAGGTTTACAGAAACGGGCTGAAAATGCTTATCTTGAACAGAACATCTGTGAGGACTGTGATGGTGAGGATGGCAACCAGAATTCCACACTGAGAGATTATCTGGAAGGCGGTGAATATGCACTGAGCCTTGGAGATGATCAGCTGAAAGGTGACTTCAGTTACAGCATTACAAAAACGGATAAAGAAGGTCTGAGCCTGAATGTACCAGGTCAGAGCAGTGTGATTGATGGTGTGGTTTTTGTGACCGTCAAAGCTGTTCAGTACGCTGCATATAAGAAGGAAAATGCAGAAATGGTGGAGTATTCTGAGAAAAACTCTCAGGAATACGTAGCACAGGCTGAACTTGCACAAAAAGCCATGAATATCCGTAAAAAAGAGTTCGATGCAGATAAAGTAAAAGCGGTTGAGCGTCTGAATCAGACCTGGGATCAGTTTACAGATGAACAGAAGCAGCAGTTACAGCAGGATCAGTCAGACTGGTTTGAAAAACGTGATGTAGACTGTAAAGTGCTGGCGCAGAAGTCTGTAAATCAACTGAATGAAAGTGATAAAGAGACTTATCAGAAGCACTCAGGTTATTGGGATGATGCGATGTATGCCCAGGATCAGGAAATGCAGTATACAAAATGTTTTATTCAGAAAACCAAGGAAAGAACAGTTTATCTGAACAATGTTTATAACTGA
- a CDS encoding OmpA family protein has product MTDLIELLKNKVTAAVLDGETGYLPEKTQALASFYPVLLSILKAHPDLIGALQNQLNPRFSDLFRTGTDLKLQFLSQVSGDAPLNETENVLSKAIAPTLGLLSDEAGSSHPQDIVKLIQSQIGSISSKVPVWAASILSAFGIGSIAAAATTAAPKVVAQPTLSSTPPQKEEKKSGFLLPLIALLVLLGLIAFLYKSCSTKKDVDAGTGAVSSQSADLKASSLQLVTDQAGQLTHCQISSGDAGFLEKLKTDIKSLFSQANDCTVETNAELAKEFVDQDAIPGVLQLLKGVPGINLNWTGNQLTVQAPDQAAAEALVGKIQPLLKNATVSVAAPLDESSAVSTSISSAEKALSELNAEQTTAQELADALNLQIINFATGSNAIPDANKAVLNKAADVLKNAKSVQLVVGGHTDATGNPDANKTLSQKRAQAVVDYFVQQGVDAAQLKAVGFGQEKPVAENETPEGRFKNRRIAFEVLNTETGSVSTVDANGVQQQ; this is encoded by the coding sequence ATGACAGATTTAATTGAACTACTCAAAAATAAAGTTACGGCAGCTGTACTTGATGGTGAAACAGGCTATTTACCTGAGAAAACACAAGCACTTGCATCTTTTTATCCCGTGCTTTTATCCATTTTAAAAGCTCATCCAGATCTGATTGGTGCTTTACAGAACCAGCTGAATCCTCGTTTTTCTGATCTTTTCAGAACAGGTACTGATCTGAAACTGCAGTTTTTAAGCCAGGTCAGTGGCGATGCGCCTTTGAATGAGACTGAAAATGTGCTCAGTAAAGCTATTGCACCAACTTTAGGTCTGCTTTCTGATGAAGCAGGCAGCAGTCATCCGCAGGATATTGTAAAACTGATTCAGAGCCAGATTGGCAGTATCAGCAGTAAAGTACCGGTATGGGCGGCTTCCATTCTTTCTGCATTTGGTATTGGCAGTATTGCTGCGGCAGCGACCACAGCAGCACCAAAAGTTGTGGCTCAACCGACTCTTTCTTCAACTCCTCCACAAAAAGAAGAAAAAAAATCCGGCTTTTTACTGCCTTTAATTGCATTACTGGTTTTACTTGGACTGATCGCATTCCTGTATAAATCCTGCAGTACCAAAAAAGATGTTGATGCAGGAACAGGTGCAGTCAGTTCACAGAGCGCTGATCTTAAAGCATCTTCGCTACAGTTGGTGACGGATCAGGCGGGTCAGCTGACACATTGTCAGATCAGTTCAGGCGATGCAGGTTTCCTTGAAAAACTGAAAACAGATATTAAATCACTGTTCAGCCAGGCCAATGACTGTACGGTGGAAACAAATGCTGAGCTTGCAAAAGAATTTGTAGATCAGGATGCTATTCCAGGCGTTCTACAGCTGTTGAAAGGTGTTCCAGGTATCAATCTGAACTGGACAGGCAATCAGTTGACTGTCCAGGCACCTGATCAGGCGGCAGCAGAAGCTTTAGTAGGAAAAATCCAGCCTTTACTGAAAAATGCAACAGTGTCTGTTGCTGCTCCACTGGATGAAAGTTCAGCTGTAAGTACCAGTATCAGCAGTGCAGAAAAAGCACTTTCTGAGCTGAATGCTGAACAGACGACAGCACAGGAACTGGCGGATGCACTGAATTTACAGATCATTAATTTTGCTACGGGTTCAAATGCGATTCCTGATGCAAACAAAGCCGTACTGAATAAAGCAGCGGATGTACTGAAAAATGCGAAATCAGTGCAGCTGGTTGTCGGTGGTCATACAGATGCTACGGGTAATCCTGATGCAAATAAAACACTGTCTCAGAAACGTGCTCAGGCTGTTGTTGATTACTTTGTACAGCAAGGCGTTGATGCTGCTCAGTTAAAAGCTGTAGGATTTGGTCAGGAAAAACCGGTTGCTGAAAATGAAACGCCTGAAGGCCGTTTCAAAAACCGTCGTATTGCTTTTGAAGTACTGAACACAGAAACAGGCAGTGTAAGTACAGTTGATGCAAACGGTGTACAGCAGCAATAA
- a CDS encoding Rossmann-like and DUF2520 domain-containing protein, translating into MKISIIGAGRVAYHLFQVLKDQHEIIQIFSRTGKFHGLSADQNAPQIISDLNLLSSETELCMIAVSDQAISDIIVPIHQVLPDALIVHTSGSTHISRLTAVHQRAGVFYPLQTFSIERTVDWSSTPLFVEATYPEDQQCLTALAESLSQRVYAYTSEQRLSLHLAAVFACNFSNYCYDMAKQIVDARQVDFSLLYPLINETAQKAQQADPQLMQTGPAMRGDMNILEMHQHMLNQSQRKDLSDVYQLLSGQIKERHTVS; encoded by the coding sequence ATGAAAATCAGTATTATTGGCGCAGGACGTGTTGCATATCATCTGTTTCAGGTGCTGAAAGATCAGCATGAGATTATCCAGATATTCAGTCGTACGGGGAAGTTTCATGGGCTGTCAGCAGATCAGAACGCTCCACAGATCATTTCAGATCTGAACTTGCTCAGTTCTGAAACTGAGTTGTGCATGATTGCAGTCAGTGATCAGGCGATCAGCGACATCATTGTACCTATTCATCAGGTACTTCCTGATGCGCTGATTGTACATACTTCAGGCAGTACTCATATTTCCCGGCTGACAGCAGTGCACCAGCGGGCAGGTGTATTTTATCCATTACAGACATTCAGTATTGAAAGAACAGTGGACTGGAGCAGTACTCCGCTATTTGTTGAAGCAACATATCCTGAAGATCAGCAGTGCTTGACTGCACTTGCTGAAAGTTTAAGTCAGCGCGTCTATGCCTATACATCGGAACAGCGGCTCAGTCTGCATCTTGCTGCTGTGTTTGCCTGTAACTTCAGTAACTACTGTTATGACATGGCAAAACAGATTGTCGATGCCAGACAGGTCGATTTCAGTCTGCTTTATCCCTTAATTAACGAAACTGCGCAGAAAGCACAGCAGGCTGACCCACAGCTTATGCAGACAGGACCCGCTATGCGGGGTGATATGAATATTCTGGAGATGCATCAGCACATGCTTAATCAGTCTCAGCGTAAAGACTTATCTGATGTTTATCAGTTGTTAAGCGGTCAGATTAAAGAAAGGCATACGGTTTCATGA